Proteins encoded in a region of the Methanofollis tationis genome:
- the nifS gene encoding cysteine desulfurase NifS: MPEDRIRYFDHSATTPTHPDVVAAMLPYFTEHFGNPSSLYGIAEESREAIARARSQVAAAIGATPEEIFFTAGGTESDNWAIKGIAHAHRDRGDHIITTAIEHHAVLHTCAFLEEQGFSVTYLPVDREGRVDPAAVRDAITDHTILVTVMTANNEVGTVQPIREIGAIAREHGIPFHTDAVQAIGNLELDVDEDNIDLLSLSGHKFYGPKGIGALYIKNGTKIANLIHGGGQERGRRAGTENLPGVVGLGAAIERACTDIPAHAARLAGLRDRLLAGIMEGIPDVTLNGHPTERLPGNINLSFGGIDGEALLTLLAMKGICASTGSACSSGSDAPSHVLLAIGTSPQRARASLRLTLGDLTADEDVDYLLALLPGAVEKLRRLSGAGA, translated from the coding sequence ATGCCAGAAGACCGGATCAGATACTTCGACCACTCGGCCACGACCCCCACCCACCCCGACGTCGTGGCGGCGATGCTCCCGTACTTCACCGAGCATTTCGGCAATCCCTCCTCGCTCTACGGCATCGCCGAAGAGTCGAGGGAGGCGATCGCGCGAGCGCGTTCACAGGTCGCCGCGGCGATCGGCGCAACCCCCGAGGAGATATTCTTCACCGCCGGCGGGACCGAGTCAGACAACTGGGCGATCAAGGGGATCGCCCATGCGCACCGCGACCGGGGCGACCACATCATCACGACGGCGATCGAGCACCACGCCGTCCTCCACACCTGCGCCTTTTTAGAAGAGCAGGGCTTCTCGGTCACCTACCTCCCGGTCGACCGGGAGGGGCGGGTCGATCCGGCGGCCGTCCGGGATGCGATCACCGACCACACCATTCTGGTCACGGTGATGACCGCCAACAACGAGGTCGGGACCGTCCAGCCGATCCGCGAGATCGGCGCCATAGCCCGCGAGCATGGCATCCCCTTCCACACCGACGCCGTCCAGGCGATCGGCAACCTCGAACTCGACGTCGATGAGGACAACATCGACCTCCTCTCCCTCTCGGGCCACAAGTTCTACGGCCCCAAGGGCATCGGCGCCCTCTACATCAAGAACGGAACAAAAATCGCAAACCTCATCCACGGCGGCGGGCAGGAGCGGGGCCGGCGCGCCGGCACCGAGAACCTCCCCGGCGTCGTCGGCCTCGGGGCGGCGATCGAACGGGCGTGCACCGACATCCCGGCCCACGCGGCGCGGCTTGCCGGGCTGCGCGACCGCCTCCTCGCCGGCATCATGGAGGGGATCCCTGACGTCACCCTCAACGGCCACCCGACCGAACGGCTCCCGGGAAACATCAATCTCTCCTTCGGCGGCATCGACGGCGAGGCCCTGCTCACCCTCCTCGCCATGAAGGGCATCTGCGCCTCCACCGGCAGCGCCTGCTCCTCGGGGTCTGATGCGCCCTCGCACGTCCTCCTCGCCATCGGCACATCCCCGCAGCGCGCCCGCGCCTCCCTGCGCCTCACGCTCGGCGACCTCACCGCAGACGAGGACGTCGACTACCTCCTCGCCCTCCTCCCCGGCGCCGTCGAAAAACTCAGGAGGCTCTCGGGCGCCGGGGCCTGA
- a CDS encoding IS256 family transposase: protein MDPLALIEDYLSDNENGMKTLITWFLNQVMLLEALHQAGAEQYERTDARKAHRNGYKKRSLKTRYGETILQKPQFREFPFETQVFGRYSRVEKALENAIFESYLQGVSTRRIQEIVAHFGIEQLSPASVSRIAKDLDEQVHAFLQRPIEQEIPYLFVDASYYKVREGPRYITKALLVIAGVRMDGYREILGARITDCENEMFWSGLFEDLKERGLVGVKMVVSDGHAGIQKAAEATFLGASWQMCSVHCTRAVLKNIPRKHQKEVAESLKEAYGDEERLQELADDLNERGYRKAANTIERFIPGLMSYTAFPKEHAKRIRTTNMMERVNKELKRRTKVVGAFPNEESLLRLAGSILMDINEEWVTGRRYLTMEGE from the coding sequence ATGGATCCCTTAGCGTTAATCGAAGATTATCTTTCCGATAATGAGAATGGCATGAAGACCCTCATCACCTGGTTCCTCAACCAGGTGATGCTGCTCGAAGCCCTCCACCAGGCGGGAGCCGAGCAGTATGAACGAACCGATGCGCGGAAGGCTCACCGAAACGGCTACAAGAAGCGATCTCTGAAAACCCGATATGGAGAAACGATCCTCCAGAAACCGCAGTTCCGAGAATTTCCCTTCGAAACACAGGTATTTGGACGCTATTCCCGGGTTGAGAAGGCTCTTGAGAATGCTATCTTTGAATCCTACCTTCAGGGAGTCTCAACCCGCCGGATCCAGGAGATTGTTGCTCATTTTGGCATCGAACAACTCTCTCCTGCTTCAGTATCCAGGATAGCAAAGGACCTCGATGAACAGGTCCATGCATTCCTTCAGAGGCCTATTGAACAGGAGATTCCCTATCTCTTTGTGGATGCTTCGTACTACAAAGTCAGAGAGGGACCACGCTACATCACCAAAGCTCTTCTGGTGATCGCCGGTGTTCGAATGGATGGCTACCGCGAAATCCTGGGAGCCAGAATCACTGATTGCGAGAATGAGATGTTCTGGTCGGGATTGTTCGAAGACCTCAAAGAACGAGGATTGGTGGGTGTCAAGATGGTTGTCTCAGATGGTCATGCCGGGATCCAGAAGGCGGCGGAAGCCACCTTCCTCGGCGCATCGTGGCAGATGTGCTCGGTCCATTGCACCCGGGCGGTTTTAAAGAATATTCCACGGAAACATCAGAAAGAAGTTGCTGAGTCCTTGAAGGAGGCATATGGGGACGAGGAGAGACTGCAGGAGCTTGCAGACGATCTGAACGAACGAGGATATCGGAAAGCGGCCAATACGATCGAGAGATTCATCCCGGGACTTATGAGTTACACGGCGTTCCCGAAAGAGCACGCAAAGCGGATCCGAACGACGAACATGATGGAAAGAGTCAACAAGGAACTGAAACGGAGAACCAAAGTTGTAGGGGCCTTTCCCAATGAAGAGTCACTCCTCAGGCTGGCAGGATCCATCCTGATGGACATCAATGAGGAGTGGGTGACCGGCAGAAGATATTTGACGATGGAGGGGGAATGA
- a CDS encoding DUF432 domain-containing protein → MYGRYGYDLCIEKGDLKICFSRDGDVVRYSRTLGDSTMERIIASDGGRVIINPVEPLNLPDEVTRFLEIRFESIIIEPGATRRIYLTFPIEIGVFISKKAAFRCIDIFSRAQPKYSLYGPTDTGVITRYHWSPLSLALPAPDPCCEGVVELDIVNTTKGWVEVSRVVLENYGMKIYYDGNLVSIKAQMRVIKSTIAETCCIRSPIREGMRKSIELYYTRTIGLSESALTFTMDAGVH, encoded by the coding sequence GTGTACGGTCGCTACGGCTATGATCTTTGCATCGAGAAAGGCGATTTAAAGATCTGTTTTTCAAGAGATGGCGATGTCGTCCGTTATTCCCGAACGCTGGGTGATTCGACGATGGAGCGGATCATCGCCTCGGATGGCGGGCGGGTGATCATCAACCCGGTGGAGCCTCTCAACCTCCCTGACGAGGTGACACGGTTCCTTGAGATCAGGTTCGAGTCGATCATCATCGAACCCGGGGCGACCCGCCGGATCTATCTCACCTTCCCCATCGAGATCGGGGTATTTATCTCGAAGAAGGCGGCGTTCCGGTGCATTGACATCTTTTCACGCGCCCAGCCGAAGTATTCCCTCTATGGCCCGACTGACACCGGCGTGATCACCCGGTATCACTGGAGTCCTTTGTCTCTTGCACTGCCAGCACCTGATCCCTGCTGCGAGGGCGTCGTCGAACTCGATATCGTGAATACGACAAAAGGATGGGTGGAGGTCTCTCGTGTCGTCCTGGAGAATTACGGGATGAAAATATACTATGATGGGAACCTCGTCTCGATAAAGGCACAGATGAGGGTCATCAAGTCGACGATTGCAGAGACCTGCTGTATCCGCTCTCCGATCCGGGAAGGAATGCGTAAATCGATCGAGCTCTACTATACACGCACGATCGGGCTGAGCGAGAGCGCCCTCACCTTTACGATGGATGCGGGGGTGCACTGA
- a CDS encoding bifunctional 5,6,7,8-tetrahydromethanopterin hydro-lyase/3-hexulose-6-phosphate synthase has protein sequence MYLIGEALVGTGAELAHVDLVMGDKEGPVGMAFANSISQLSAGHTPLLAVVRPNLLTKPATLVIPKVTLKKGEQVKEMFGPVQAAVAKAVADSVEEGVFEGIDIENTVILASVYLAPEAQNYNMIYRYNYGATKLAIRRALQQFPDVETLVYEKDRAAHAVMGFKVQRLWNPPYLQVAMDLVDLKRVEQVLTAVPENDHVLFEAGTPLIKQFGLNVLAEIRRIRPNAFIIADLKTLDTGNLEARMASDAGADAVVISGLAPKATIEKAIEETKKTGIYSVIDMLNVDDPAALVAALKVKPDIVELHRAIDAEGDEYAWGNIPAIKKAAGGKLLVATAGGIRQDVVSKAVASGADILVVGRAITASKDIRHAAEEFIEKLDSEEIDQFRVMTDF, from the coding sequence ATGTATCTGATAGGTGAAGCTCTCGTAGGAACCGGTGCCGAACTTGCGCACGTCGATCTCGTGATGGGCGACAAGGAAGGGCCGGTCGGGATGGCCTTTGCGAACAGCATCTCGCAGCTCTCCGCAGGCCACACCCCGCTCCTGGCCGTTGTCCGCCCCAACCTTCTCACCAAGCCCGCCACCCTCGTGATCCCGAAGGTGACGCTGAAGAAGGGCGAGCAGGTAAAGGAGATGTTCGGCCCGGTGCAGGCGGCGGTCGCAAAGGCGGTCGCCGACTCCGTGGAGGAAGGCGTGTTTGAGGGTATCGATATCGAGAATACCGTCATCCTCGCAAGCGTCTACCTCGCACCCGAAGCACAGAACTACAATATGATCTACCGCTACAACTACGGCGCCACCAAGCTCGCGATCCGCCGGGCCCTCCAGCAGTTCCCCGACGTCGAGACCCTGGTCTACGAGAAGGACCGCGCCGCCCACGCCGTGATGGGCTTCAAGGTCCAGCGGCTCTGGAACCCGCCGTACCTCCAGGTGGCGATGGACCTCGTGGACCTGAAGAGGGTCGAGCAGGTGCTCACCGCCGTACCGGAGAACGACCACGTCCTCTTCGAGGCCGGTACCCCCTTGATCAAGCAGTTCGGGCTCAACGTCCTCGCTGAGATCAGGCGCATCCGCCCGAACGCATTCATCATCGCCGACCTCAAGACCCTGGACACCGGTAACCTTGAGGCACGGATGGCCTCGGACGCCGGCGCCGACGCCGTCGTGATCTCGGGCCTCGCCCCGAAGGCGACGATCGAGAAGGCGATCGAAGAGACGAAGAAGACCGGCATCTACTCGGTCATCGACATGCTCAACGTGGACGACCCGGCGGCCCTGGTCGCCGCCCTGAAGGTGAAGCCCGATATCGTCGAGCTCCACCGCGCCATCGACGCCGAGGGCGACGAATACGCCTGGGGCAATATCCCGGCGATCAAGAAGGCCGCCGGCGGCAAACTCCTCGTCGCAACAGCCGGCGGGATCAGGCAGGACGTCGTTTCCAAGGCCGTCGCCTCGGGCGCCGACATCCTGGTCGTCGGCCGCGCGATCACCGCGAGCAAGGACATCCGCCACGCCGCCGAAGAGTTCATCGAGAAGCTGGACTCCGAAGAGATCGACCAGTTCCGCGTGATGACCGATTTCTAA
- the glyS gene encoding glycine--tRNA ligase, protein MSDTYDKVIELAKRRGFVWPSAEVYGAVAGFIDYGPLGAMMKRRVEEIWRHYYVIREGYYEIECPTVGTESIYIASGHVKGFADKMCECPHCHEYFRADHLAEACGIASASHLTREELAAAIEEVACPGCGEVFGKTEVFDFNLMFQTTIGPGSQRKGYLRPETAQGIFTDFSRLSRFYRMKLPFGAVQIGKSYRNEISPRQGMIRLREFTQAEAEIFVNPESKRHPNFGRYADYAVDLWGIEQQQQNTEPVRKTMREAVDERIIANEYIAYYLALTHDLLTSIGIDRNRLRFRQHLPDERAHYAIDCWDAEVRSERFGWVETVGIADRTDYDLRAHSGESGDTMTVFVPFDEARTEKRKRIVADMGVLGPKYRGKAKKIADALAEASPGPDGAEVTVDGETFFIPGDLYTVHEEEVEVRGADVMPHVIEPSYGIDRMIYGVLEHSYDEEIVEGEERRVLRLPACIAPVQVAVFPLVNKDGLEEIARTITSDLQDARILADYDDNGAIGRRYRRQDEVGTPFAVTVDYETKEKGTVTLRDRDSMEQVRIPAGDLVATIGSLIRCRTAFADLKQ, encoded by the coding sequence GTGAGTGACACGTACGATAAAGTCATAGAACTTGCAAAGCGTCGCGGTTTTGTGTGGCCTTCAGCCGAGGTCTATGGCGCTGTTGCAGGGTTCATCGACTACGGCCCCCTCGGGGCGATGATGAAACGGCGGGTCGAAGAGATCTGGCGGCACTACTATGTCATCAGAGAGGGTTACTACGAGATCGAGTGTCCGACCGTTGGAACAGAGTCCATCTATATCGCATCAGGGCATGTGAAAGGGTTTGCCGACAAAATGTGCGAGTGCCCCCACTGCCATGAATATTTCAGGGCCGACCACCTGGCCGAGGCCTGCGGGATCGCGAGCGCCTCCCATCTCACCAGAGAGGAACTTGCGGCGGCGATTGAGGAGGTGGCATGCCCCGGGTGCGGCGAGGTCTTCGGCAAGACCGAGGTCTTCGACTTCAACCTGATGTTCCAGACCACGATCGGCCCGGGCTCACAGCGGAAAGGATATCTCCGCCCTGAGACCGCACAGGGTATCTTCACCGACTTCTCCCGTCTCTCCCGCTTCTACCGGATGAAATTGCCCTTCGGGGCCGTCCAGATCGGCAAGTCCTACAGAAACGAGATCTCGCCCAGGCAGGGGATGATCCGCCTGCGTGAGTTCACCCAGGCCGAGGCCGAGATCTTCGTCAACCCGGAGAGCAAGCGCCACCCGAACTTCGGGCGCTATGCCGACTACGCGGTCGACCTCTGGGGGATCGAGCAGCAGCAGCAGAACACCGAACCGGTCAGGAAGACGATGCGCGAGGCCGTGGACGAGAGGATCATCGCAAACGAATATATCGCCTATTACCTTGCCCTCACCCACGACCTCCTCACCTCCATCGGGATCGACAGAAACCGCCTGCGGTTCAGGCAGCACCTCCCTGACGAGCGGGCGCACTACGCCATCGACTGCTGGGACGCCGAGGTCAGGTCTGAGCGCTTCGGCTGGGTCGAGACCGTCGGCATCGCCGATCGGACCGATTACGACCTCCGCGCCCATTCCGGCGAGAGCGGCGACACCATGACCGTCTTCGTCCCCTTCGACGAGGCGAGAACCGAGAAGAGAAAGAGGATCGTCGCCGACATGGGCGTGCTCGGCCCGAAGTACCGGGGGAAGGCGAAGAAGATCGCCGACGCCCTGGCCGAGGCCTCGCCAGGCCCGGACGGCGCCGAGGTCACCGTCGACGGCGAGACGTTCTTCATCCCCGGAGACCTCTACACCGTCCACGAGGAAGAGGTGGAGGTCAGGGGTGCCGACGTGATGCCCCACGTGATCGAACCCTCATACGGGATTGACCGGATGATCTACGGCGTCCTCGAACACTCCTATGACGAGGAGATCGTGGAGGGCGAGGAGCGGCGGGTGCTCCGCCTCCCCGCCTGCATCGCCCCGGTGCAGGTCGCCGTCTTCCCGCTCGTGAACAAGGACGGCCTCGAAGAGATCGCACGGACGATCACCTCAGATCTGCAGGACGCCCGGATACTTGCCGACTACGACGACAACGGCGCAATCGGCCGCCGGTACCGGCGGCAGGACGAGGTCGGAACGCCGTTCGCCGTGACCGTCGACTACGAAACGAAGGAGAAGGGCACGGTCACCCTCAGGGACCGGGACTCCATGGAGCAGGTGCGCATCCCTGCAGGCGATCTCGTTGCAACCATCGGGTCGCTCATCAGGTGCCGCACCGCCTTTGCAGACCTGAAACAATGA
- a CDS encoding mechanosensitive ion channel domain-containing protein — MVFNAVAEYYHNISLFGETTTTDIISIVLIVLGGFIIIRIVRNRLKRSFGDKLPKSDLDFVMTLSTYLIYLITILLLLPYLHFDLSGLFVAGGIVALALAFATQNIVSNLVSGLFLMFERPIKIGDNVSIESLTGTVQNIQIMSTIVRTYDGIYVRIPNSKMFTSDITNLVAHPARRFEYTVGIRYQDDAAKAIALIKNLIDRQPYALKSPGPLVYVDKLDESSVNIVVKVWAPSLFWWDLRTALLWKIKVELEKNGIQIPFPQRELWFNNTLNADMKTVRPPPIREVPYQETDDCLEVGKPGPGETHDP, encoded by the coding sequence GTGGTCTTCAATGCCGTTGCCGAGTACTACCACAATATCTCTCTTTTCGGGGAGACGACGACCACTGACATCATCTCGATTGTTCTCATCGTCCTGGGCGGATTTATTATCATCCGTATTGTTAGAAATCGCCTTAAACGGAGTTTCGGGGATAAGCTCCCCAAGTCTGATCTCGACTTCGTGATGACGCTTTCGACCTACCTCATCTACCTGATCACGATCCTCCTCCTCCTTCCCTATCTGCACTTCGACCTCTCCGGCCTCTTTGTCGCCGGAGGGATCGTCGCCCTGGCGCTTGCGTTTGCCACTCAGAACATCGTCTCGAACCTGGTTTCAGGGCTCTTTCTCATGTTCGAGCGGCCGATCAAGATCGGGGACAATGTCAGCATCGAGAGCCTGACCGGCACCGTCCAGAATATCCAGATCATGTCGACGATCGTCCGGACCTATGACGGGATCTATGTCAGGATCCCGAACTCGAAGATGTTCACCAGCGATATCACAAATCTTGTCGCCCATCCGGCGCGCCGGTTCGAGTACACGGTCGGGATCCGGTATCAGGACGATGCGGCAAAGGCGATCGCCCTGATAAAAAATCTGATCGACAGGCAGCCCTATGCCTTAAAGAGCCCTGGTCCATTGGTCTATGTCGATAAACTCGATGAATCAAGCGTAAATATCGTCGTCAAGGTCTGGGCGCCCTCTCTCTTCTGGTGGGACCTCAGGACAGCACTGCTCTGGAAGATCAAGGTGGAGCTTGAGAAGAACGGCATCCAGATCCCCTTCCCGCAGCGGGAGCTCTGGTTCAACAACACGTTAAATGCCGATATGAAGACTGTGCGGCCGCCGCCGATCCGGGAGGTGCCGTACCAGGAGACGGATGACTGCCTGGAGGTCGGCAAACCCGGACCCGGCGAGACCCATGACCCGTGA
- a CDS encoding metal-dependent hydrolase, producing the protein MKIRWLGHACFLLEGSRTVLIDPFVPEGGIEADPDIVAVTHAHADHLGEAVRFQKPTVAVNEIAKYLAARGVPAEPMNIGGTIEVAGVSFTMTPALHSSWLECAGGGYYGGVAAGYVIRMDGIAVYHAGDTALFSDMKLIGALYHPDVAILPVGGRFTMGPAEAMMAAEFVGAGTVIPMHYNTWPAIKQDLSAFKEALELTADIRVILLAPGESVEV; encoded by the coding sequence ATGAAGATCCGATGGCTTGGACATGCATGTTTTCTCCTCGAGGGCAGCAGGACCGTGCTGATCGATCCCTTTGTGCCTGAGGGCGGGATCGAGGCGGACCCCGATATCGTGGCGGTCACCCACGCCCATGCCGATCATCTCGGCGAGGCGGTGCGCTTCCAGAAGCCCACCGTGGCAGTGAACGAGATTGCAAAGTACCTGGCTGCACGCGGCGTTCCGGCTGAGCCGATGAACATCGGCGGGACGATCGAGGTCGCCGGGGTTTCGTTCACGATGACGCCGGCCCTCCACTCCTCCTGGCTGGAGTGTGCGGGCGGCGGGTATTATGGGGGCGTGGCCGCTGGGTATGTGATCAGGATGGACGGCATTGCCGTCTACCATGCCGGCGACACGGCGCTTTTCTCCGACATGAAACTGATCGGGGCGCTCTACCATCCCGACGTCGCCATCCTGCCGGTGGGGGGGCGCTTTACGATGGGGCCGGCCGAGGCGATGATGGCGGCGGAGTTTGTCGGGGCCGGGACCGTGATCCCGATGCACTACAACACCTGGCCGGCGATCAAGCAGGACCTCTCTGCTTTTAAAGAGGCGCTCGAACTGACCGCCGATATACGCGTGATCCTCCTGGCGCCGGGCGAGAGCGTCGAGGTCTAA
- a CDS encoding iron-sulfur cluster assembly scaffold protein, with protein sequence MQFTEKVMDHFENPRNVGVLEDANAVAEVGSKECGDTTTLYLKIRDNRIVDVRFRTLGCAAAIASSSMATELIKGKTLEEAWALTNTDVVEALGGLPEPKIHCSVLAEGAIREAINNYRRSQGLDPW encoded by the coding sequence ATGCAATTCACAGAGAAAGTCATGGACCACTTCGAGAACCCGAGAAACGTCGGGGTGCTGGAAGACGCCAACGCCGTCGCCGAGGTCGGGAGCAAGGAGTGCGGGGACACCACCACCCTGTACCTGAAGATCCGGGACAACCGGATCGTGGACGTGCGGTTCAGGACCCTCGGCTGCGCCGCCGCCATCGCCTCATCGAGCATGGCGACCGAGTTGATCAAGGGAAAGACCCTCGAAGAGGCATGGGCGCTCACCAACACCGACGTCGTCGAGGCGCTCGGCGGCCTCCCGGAGCCGAAGATCCACTGCTCGGTCCTGGCCGAAGGGGCGATCAGGGAAGCGATCAACAATTACCGGCGTTCGCAGGGGCTTGACCCCTGGTAA
- a CDS encoding response regulator receiver protein, translated as MPADKRKKELLALFQDLTSKTEIVEPMKKIHGSLRDRDAVEREVALIMREILDQGFFQTKLSPRQLATLVISFNEGKNDTEIARELGNEKLAKTVARARVRIKLFRDSDFDMPFERRELSDLIDSGKTMNDVSQILGISSSSLREYRHVIAMDEDATLDPYLERIKDVLEDRDLTEQMTRGLVNDGLSEAIDNTEAEMIDVT; from the coding sequence ATGCCTGCAGACAAGAGAAAGAAGGAACTCCTCGCACTCTTCCAGGATCTCACGAGCAAGACCGAGATTGTCGAGCCGATGAAGAAGATCCATGGGAGTCTCAGGGACCGGGACGCGGTCGAACGGGAAGTCGCTCTCATTATGCGCGAGATCCTCGATCAGGGTTTCTTCCAGACGAAGCTCTCGCCCCGCCAGCTTGCCACCCTTGTCATATCCTTCAACGAAGGAAAAAATGACACCGAGATCGCCCGTGAACTCGGCAATGAGAAACTGGCCAAGACGGTGGCGCGGGCGAGAGTACGCATCAAACTCTTCCGCGATTCAGATTTTGACATGCCCTTTGAACGGCGTGAACTCTCTGATCTGATCGACTCCGGGAAGACGATGAACGACGTCTCGCAGATCCTGGGGATCAGCTCGTCCTCTCTGCGTGAATATCGCCATGTGATCGCAATGGACGAGGACGCCACGCTCGACCCCTATCTCGAGCGGATCAAGGACGTGCTCGAGGACCGCGACCTCACCGAGCAGATGACGCGCGGTCTTGTAAACGATGGGCTCTCGGAGGCGATCGACAATACCGAGGCCGAGATGATCGACGTCACCTGA
- a CDS encoding DEAD/DEAH box helicase produces the protein MSHISHPLIRAESLDERRYQLAIALQALDRHTMVVLPTGLGKTAVALITAASRLYREGGRLLVLAPTKPLVEQHLRYFSERLALPEEGTCAIFTGDTGPDERKALWDRATAIFATPQVIKNDLIAGRYTLSDVTLMVVDECHRAVGNYAYVFLARRYLQTAEKPLLLAMTASPGGDHGKVEEVMANLGIEGVETRTESDPDVVPYVHEREVEHRQVDLPEELAAAVGDINILIDSRLAALKRAGFFAPDRSKLSMKALNQINAEIQGRIAQRDTAAFTAASIYAELMKLRHAVSLAESQGSRVLSGYLEKLSKEGQSATGTKASQRLAGDPVFQRLCQRSVSWQGELHPKVGLTVALVKEQVALHPESRTIVFATFRDTVALLVEALREAGIGAERFVGQASRDAEKGLSQKKQIDVLRRFREGEFPVIVATSVGEEGLDVPSTDLVVFYEAVPSEIRSIQRKGRTGRSGTGRIVVFTTKGTADEVYRYVSQQRERSMQKGIRALGGGGTGKGQTNFGSFVAAAPEGPSITVDDRETASRVAEVLSDLGLHIALTRLEVGDYAIGDRIVVERKTVQDFADTLVDRDLLGQVRALAAAAPRPVMIVEGEGDLYAARDIHPNAIRGALAAITVDMGVAVIRTKNAEETAEMLAVLCRREEGEPGDRRVQTKKTYTTGKEQLENIVASFPEIGLKGARALLEHFGSVKAVVEAEKDDLTAVKGVGKKTAESIWETARRPYG, from the coding sequence ATGAGCCACATCAGCCACCCCCTCATCAGGGCAGAGAGCCTTGATGAGCGGCGGTACCAGCTCGCGATCGCCCTGCAGGCGCTCGACCGCCACACCATGGTGGTCCTCCCCACCGGCCTCGGCAAGACCGCCGTCGCCCTGATCACGGCGGCGTCAAGGCTGTACCGCGAGGGGGGGCGGCTGCTCGTCCTCGCCCCCACCAAACCCCTGGTCGAGCAGCACCTCCGCTATTTTTCCGAACGCCTCGCCCTCCCCGAGGAGGGGACGTGCGCCATCTTCACCGGCGACACCGGCCCGGACGAGAGAAAGGCCCTCTGGGACCGGGCGACGGCGATCTTCGCCACGCCGCAGGTGATCAAAAACGACCTGATCGCCGGGCGCTACACCCTCTCCGACGTCACCCTGATGGTGGTGGACGAGTGCCACCGGGCCGTCGGCAACTACGCCTACGTCTTTCTCGCCCGACGCTACCTCCAGACCGCAGAAAAACCCCTGCTCCTTGCGATGACCGCATCGCCGGGCGGGGACCACGGCAAGGTGGAGGAGGTGATGGCGAATCTCGGGATCGAGGGGGTCGAGACAAGGACCGAGTCAGACCCGGACGTCGTACCGTACGTCCATGAGCGCGAGGTCGAGCACCGTCAGGTGGACCTCCCCGAAGAACTTGCCGCGGCCGTCGGCGACATCAACATCCTCATCGACTCCCGGCTTGCGGCACTGAAACGGGCCGGGTTCTTCGCGCCTGACCGGAGCAAACTCTCGATGAAGGCGCTCAACCAGATCAACGCCGAGATCCAGGGGCGGATCGCACAGCGGGACACCGCCGCCTTTACGGCGGCGTCGATCTATGCCGAACTGATGAAACTCCGCCACGCCGTCTCCCTCGCCGAATCGCAGGGGAGCCGCGTGCTCTCCGGCTACCTCGAAAAACTCTCAAAGGAAGGGCAATCAGCGACCGGGACAAAGGCAAGCCAGCGGCTTGCAGGCGACCCGGTCTTCCAGCGCCTCTGCCAGCGATCGGTGTCCTGGCAGGGCGAACTCCACCCAAAGGTCGGCCTCACCGTCGCGCTGGTGAAAGAGCAGGTGGCGCTCCACCCGGAAAGCCGGACGATCGTCTTTGCGACCTTCAGGGACACCGTCGCTCTCCTTGTCGAGGCCCTGCGCGAGGCCGGGATCGGCGCCGAACGCTTTGTGGGCCAGGCGTCGCGGGACGCCGAGAAAGGGCTCTCGCAGAAGAAGCAGATCGACGTCCTCCGCCGGTTCAGGGAGGGCGAGTTCCCGGTGATCGTCGCCACCTCGGTCGGGGAGGAGGGGCTCGACGTCCCGTCCACCGATCTTGTCGTCTTCTATGAGGCGGTACCCTCGGAGATCAGGAGCATCCAGCGCAAAGGGAGGACAGGGCGGAGCGGCACCGGCCGGATCGTCGTTTTCACCACAAAAGGCACCGCCGACGAGGTCTACCGCTACGTGAGCCAGCAGCGCGAACGCTCGATGCAGAAAGGGATCAGGGCGCTCGGGGGCGGCGGCACAGGAAAGGGGCAGACAAACTTCGGGTCCTTTGTGGCGGCGGCGCCCGAAGGCCCGTCGATCACGGTCGACGACCGGGAGACCGCCTCGCGCGTTGCCGAGGTGCTCTCCGACCTCGGACTGCACATCGCCCTCACCCGCCTCGAGGTCGGCGACTACGCCATCGGGGACCGCATCGTTGTCGAACGTAAGACCGTGCAGGACTTCGCCGACACCCTGGTCGACCGCGACCTCCTCGGGCAGGTGCGGGCCCTCGCCGCCGCGGCGCCGCGGCCGGTGATGATCGTGGAGGGCGAGGGCGACCTCTACGCCGCGCGGGACATCCACCCCAACGCCATCAGGGGGGCCCTCGCCGCGATCACGGTGGACATGGGCGTCGCCGTGATCCGGACCAAGAATGCGGAAGAGACTGCAGAGATGCTCGCCGTCCTCTGTCGGCGCGAGGAAGGCGAACCTGGCGACCGCAGGGTGCAGACGAAGAAGACCTATACGACCGGAAAGGAGCAGCTGGAGAACATCGTCGCCTCGTTCCCCGAGATCGGCCTGAAAGGGGCACGGGCCCTCCTCGAACATTTCGGATCGGTGAAGGCCGTCGTCGAGGCGGAGAAGGACGACCTCACCGCGGTAAAAGGTGTGGGGAAAAAAACGGCTGAGTCTATCTGGGAAACGGCACGCCGCCCCTACGGCTGA